Proteins found in one Asterias amurensis chromosome 13, ASM3211899v1 genomic segment:
- the LOC139946391 gene encoding galanin receptor 2b-like, producing MATVCIWIFLWLLLSFELSDETSVYHEAMTTTDASNFSLAIGSKSNNAVETAAFAISLMIAGLGLLGNGLIIILFCLNWNLTRTLTSLYIFHQSVIDFVSSMMFAALQLDRWRPLLSVGGWVEDLSCKVWYSKALFWSLLHISTINLVLVTIERYISVLHPIFRLNHFTRRKAKLTMLLAWLIGLTYQSYWMVISKGDQGQCYQEFPSDALQNVFGGLTLLVEYLIPLSIMSFAYVRIIARLKKLAKYGERRRRCSTTTMTPSKRRGSSFITEGVRCRSGPTQLMLVKARRNVTKTLCLVFATYVICWTPVEIEYIIYSVGISYHQNIGQSVTTCLLMGNMCVNPFIYAAKYRQIQMAAKRTWNKLLCRHTSNVPFPPSPSI from the exons ATGGCGACCGTGTGCATTTGGATCTTTCTATGGCTACTGCTCAGTTTCGAACTCAGTGACGAAACTTCTGTTTATCATGAAGCCATGACGACGACGGATGCCTCCAACTTCAGCCTAGCGATTGGTTCAAAGTCCAACAACGCCGTCGAAACAGCCGCCTTCGCAATCAGCCTCATGATAGCCGGTCTAGGCCTCCTTGGCAACGGTCTGATAATTATACTCTTCTGTCTAAACTGGAATCTAACTCGCACCCTGACGAGCCTTTACATCTTCCACCAGTCTGTCATCGACTTCGTCAGCTCGATGATGTTTGCCGCCCTGCAGCTTGATCGGTGGCGCCCTCTCCTTTCAGTCGGTGGTTGGGTAGAGGACCTCTCATGCAAGGTGTGGTACTCCAAGGCGTTGTTCTGGTCTCTGCTCCACATCTCTACCATCAACCTCGTACTCGTGACCATAGAGCGTTACATCTCGGTGCTCCATCCCATCTTCCGACTTAACCACTTCACCAGACGCAAGGCAAAGCTGACCATGCTCTTGGCGTGGCTGATCGGTTTGACCTATCAATCGTACTGGATGGTCATCTCAAAGGGTGACCAGGGTCAGTGCTACCAGGAGTTCCCCAGTGATGCCCTGCAGAATGTCTTCGGTGGCCTGACGCTACTTGTGGAATACCTCATCCCACTCTCAATCATGTCTTTCGCTTACGTCCGCATTATCGCTAGACTCAAGAAACTTGCCAAATATGGCGAGCGAAGGCGCCGATGTTCCACCACCACGATGACTCCCAGTAAAAGACGAG GAAGCAGTTTCATAACCGAAGGGGTGCGATGCCGCAGCGGCCCCACCCAACTCATGCTCGTCAAGGCCCGGCGCAACGTCACCAAGACCCTCTGCCTAGTCTTCGCCACGTACGTAATCTGTTGGACGCCAGTAGAGATCGAGTACATCATATACAGCGTTGGGATCTCCTACCACCAAAACATCGGGCAGAGCGTGACCACATGCCTACTGATGGGCAACATGTGTGTAAACCCGTTCATATACGCAGCAAAGTACCGCCAGATTCAAATGGCTGCCAAGCGCACGTGGAATAAGTTGCTCTGTCGGCATACGTCCAATGTGCCGTTTCCGCCCTCACCGTCTATCTAA